The DNA sequence GACTTTATTGGCGCGAATCCAGATTACTCCAATATAAGATTTTTCGGCGCGAATTCAAATTTAATTAGATCTCAATGCAGATATcgaataaataacaacaataataatatacccagtataatcccacaggTGAGTGTGAGAATGATAATGTGTACACATATCTTATTTCTAACTTGTAAAGTTGGAAAAATTATTTCTGATAAACCATCGATTCAAGTAAAGTATAACCACcgaaatgaaaattttaaaaataataacaataaaactctatatttttcttttttaactaAAGACAACTAGGATTTGAGAATATTCTTACCAAAGAAAATCATTGCTTCCAATAATTCAAATGATTTCCGATCTTGTAATTATGAGCTCAtacaaataaaatacagcatgGGTCTCTACTGTCAACTTACGTCACCAATAACATAAGGCGTTCAAATCTTTCCCTACATTTATCGCACTTTCTGTTTTCTTTCTTTGACCATACTCTGCTCTTCACACTTCACAACAAACCACTAAAATACCAAAATCAAATAAACAAAAATCATTTGCACAGTTCTGATTTGCCATTTGACTGTAAATCTTtgtctctctctatatatatatctgAAAAATCCAGCTTCCATTTATAGATTTATTTCTCAAAATTCCtaaactgaagaaaaaaaaggGATTGTGAAGAAGGCAAAGTTGCAGTGGAAAAAAAAAACTATGGGTTTCGAAGTGGAAAAATCAGAAATTGATTCAGGCCATGCACGTCTTCACGAGCTAGGATACAAACAAGAACTCAACCGCAATCTTTCGTAAATACCCACTTTCAGATTTTTAAACAAAATTCTAAAATTTTCGATTTTCTTATATTTTAGACATTTCtacttatgattttttttttttttttttggattttaggGTGTTATCGAATTTTGCGTTTTCGTTTTCTGTTGTATCAGTGCTTACTGGATTAAACACATTGATGGGAACTGGTTTGAATTTTGGTGGGCCAATTTCTTATGTTTATGGATGGCTAGTTGCTGGTGCTTTTACTATGTTTGTTGGATTATCAATGGCTGAGATTTGTTCTTCTTATCCAACTTCTGGGGGTCTTTATTATTGGAGTGCTAAGCTTGCTGGTCCAAGTTGGGCACCTTTTGCTTCTTGGATCACTGGCtggtaattatttttttttgttttcctgTTTAGTCTTTGCACTGTTTCATACTCACtttatttcaatttatgtgacttATTTCAAGCTTCTCACACAAGTTCAAAGTTAACTTGTTTTTAAATAAAGAAATGTGTTATAGTATTATTTTTGAAATGGATTAATAAGACATAAATTGGGATGTGAATATCTTTCTGGCACTTCATGTTGGTACTACTTGTTTCTATTATACGGCCTCTCTACCCTCCCAAgctagaggtaaggtctgcggaCACACTATGCTCCCAAGACCCTACTTGTGGGACTTCACTTGgtctgctgttgttgttgttgaagacCATTTTTGGCCTTTCTCTGGTCCTATGATCATACAGCTTTCAGTTCTTGGACTTCCTCAATTCTAGTAGGATTCAGCTTGTTGTTATCTTGGAGTTGTCAATTTTAAACTGTCTGGTTTATAAGATAAGAGTATATTTCACGTTTATCTGAAGAGGAGAGCAAGTTGCAATTTCTTAGCACATTAGATTGTGAAGTTTTTAACATGTTTGTCTGCTTACTGTTTAGAAGGGCATAGTTTCACTGTCCTTACAACTACTCTTAGTGTTAATCAAGGATGTGcccattatccaccgagtttTGAACCACGCACCACTGGCACTCGGAATTTCCCCGTTATCAAAGAAAAAATAAGTCAAGCATAGCACTGGTATTCCACCCTTAGTTGACAGGCTACTGGCTAGCACAAACAAGCTTTTTGTGTTGATTGAAGCTCGGGCCTTTTGCTTTAGCTTGATTTGATTTGATTAATCTTACAAATATGTGAACTTGTATTTAACTCCACGGCTGTTCCCAAGTGCTGATAAGGGAGGAGAATTGTAGTAGGTTCACGGTCAATGTTAAAGTAGTCAACTTATGAGACATCTCATAGTAATGATTCCTCTATGTATTGGGATGAAATGGGTCCAAATGGAGCCGAATACATAGAGGATTCATGTTGTTGACTCCAACTAGTTTGGTTTTGAGGCatatttgattgattgattgCTGATCTGATTAACCTACTTTGCATTTTGGAAACAATAACCCAATCCATAGTTATGCTTGATTTCAGCAAAACGCTGTTCTTCTGCAATCCATAGTGTGAGAAATGCACAATTCAAATATGGTTTTGATTTTTGACAACGAGAGTGAATGTTACGGAAACATTGCAGCTGCTCTAGGGCCTAAATTGTCAATAAGTTCCTTAACTGTATGTGCTAGTTTCAGTTCAAGGCCGCTAGCCGTTAAATTTCTTAGGAGATTCATTGGCTAGGAGGGCAAAAAGACAATAAATAAAACAGGGGGAAAGACAGAAAAATGTCTATCATCTACTGACTTTCAACATTAAACTTAATGGACTATGAGATCATTCATGTTAAGCTATACTGTGTTTCTCTAAGTCATCAGCATAAATAGTACACTCTTCTGTCAGCTCATACCTGTGTTTGTTGTGCTACAGTCAGTAGTCATAAGttattttttgataaaaatgatggCTTCTTTTCATGTTGCCTCCTTCTCAGTAAAACTCCTTTCCTTTTCATGTGCAGGTTTAACATTGTTGGTCAGGTATCATGAAGAATTACTCATATTTCCATTCATAACTTTAGTGTCTCAACTGGATTTAGCTGCTTCATTGTGTAAAATTGAACCACTCTAAACAATAACGGACACTTTGATTGCAGTGGGCTGTCACGGCAAGTATAGATTTTTCCTTGGCGCAGTTAGTTCAGGTGATGATTCTCCTTAGCACTGGTGGATTAAATGGAGGTGGATACCAAGCCTCTAAATACGTTGTTATCGCACTCCACGGTGGAATTCTGCTTTTACATGCTATATTAAACAGTCTTCCTATCTCATGGTTGTCCTTCTTTGGACAACTAGCCGCTGCATGGAATGTTTTAGGTACATTGAAGTAGTCCTTCTTTTCTCTGTTCGACCTCAAAATATTACGGAATTTTGCGTTCTCTCAGCTCTGAGTTAATGATTATTACAGGTGTCTTTCTTCTTATGATTTTGATCCCAATGGTCTCAACAGAAAGAGCCAGCGCTAAATTTGTGTTTACTAATTTCAATACTGACAATGGGGATGGAATTAACAATAACCTCTACATCTTCGTCCTCGGACTTCTTATGAGCCAGTATACGTTGACAGGTTATGACGCTTCTGCTCATATGGTGAGTTCTGCTTACTTTTCCTTCTTAGCAACTTCTGGTTCAAAGTGATTGCGAGTAGATTTTAAATCTTGTTCTTCTCTATTGATTTTGTTTTGCAGACAGAAGAAACGAAAAATGCAGATAAGAATGGGCCAAAAGGAATAGTAAGTGCTATTGGCATATCAGTTCTTGCTGGCTGGGCTTATATACTTGGTATAACCTTCGCAGTTACAGATATCCCGCATCTATTGAATAAAAACAATGATTCTGGGGGTTATGCTATTGCTCAAATCTTTTACGATGCATTCAAGAATAGATACGGCAGTGGTGTTGGTGGAATCATTTGCTTAGGTGTAATTGCTATTGCCGTATTCTTTTGTGGTATGAGCTCACTAACTAGCAACTCGAGGTAAATATGCTTGATCAGAGATTATCCCCGTTTATGCTCAGATTCTTTAGAAGAGCTACTGATGAAAATATGTTTTGCAGGATGGCTTATGCATTCTCCAGAGATGGAGCGATGCCATATTCGTCGTTCTGGCATAAAGTAAACAAGCAAGAGGTTCCACTAAATGCAGTCTGGATGTCGGCCTTTATAGCATTTTGCATGGCATTGACGGTACAAAATTTTCATACTCCAAACAGAAACCTAAGTAAAATAGGAACAAACATTTCATATCAAGAATCAACACTACTGATTACCTAATATGTTTTCTTGATTCATAAGTTTGTTTGTTTCGCGCCCTTCCACCTACTAATACTTCTTTTTTTGGTCTATTTCAATTATAGTCTCTTGGAAGCTTGGTAGCATTTCAAGCCATGACATCGATAGCAACAATTGGGCTCTATATTGCTTATGCCTTGCCAATCCTATTTCGAGTGACTCTAGCTCGAAAGTCTTTCACTCCAGGTCCTTTTAACTTGGGAAGCTATGGGCTCGTTGTAGGTTGGGTTGCAATATTTTGGGTTGCACTCATTTCTGTACTCTTCTCTTTGCCTGTTGCATACCCTATTACAGATCAAACTCTCAACTATACTCCTGTCGCGGTCGGTGGCCTTCTCATTCTTGTTGTTTCTTCTTGGATCTTCAGTGCTAGACATTGGTTTAAAGGTCCTATTACCAATTTAGGAAACTCTAGTGAGGAAGCATAGAAACTAGAATTCTTTGTAATTAGACAATGTTGATTTGTGTATCATACTCTTGAAGAAATGCaggtaaggctgcgtacgatagactcttgtggtccggcccttccccggaccctgcgcATAACGGGACTTAGTGCACCGGGTTGCCCTTTACTCTCTACATTCtctccttttttcttttatttttgttttactgtGATATTTTTTGCTACAATACTTTGCATTTTTGGACTAAATTCCTCCAATGAAGATTAAGTATGAAAACCATTTAGTGAAAGCAGACATTTCTTTTTAGATAATTGCACTTTTGATCCCTCGGTTGAGAGTAAATATTGATTTTGGTCCTTGTGATACTTCTATAAGCATATTTACCTTGAAttaattaaattctatttttttttgtctCTTTACAtatgttatatttatattatttttatgactatATTAGTCGTCAAATTTGGAGTAACAATACTAATTTAACATAACACAGGAATAATTAAATGATTTAACAGCTTTAATTCATTTAATTTGTGACGATTGACAAGTAGAAGGATAAGTGAAGGTTAAATATGCTTGAACAGATATTATGGAGACCAAACTcgaaatttatcaaaaatatcagGGACTAAAGCAcaatttgtctttttttttttggtaccaTTTTGGAGGTTTTGCATTTTTTCTTGGGCCGAAATATTAGGGCAAGTCATACATTTGACCGGTCGGCAAAAAATATTTAGATTCACTAGCCAAATATACAAAAatttatgtatattatatgtatactatatattaatatataaaaatatacctTTTGTAGACTATTATTTTTTGAAGCAACTATACTATGTAGTTTTCTCCAATTGGAAATGATGTTATGGTTTTTGGGATTACCCAAATTCAGTTGGGCTCTGCTATTGAGGTGTCAATTGTCTGGGGAGTAACTTAGGCCCATTTCTGCTAATTCAATTATGCTTATTCACATTTttgtatttcttttttctttttttgtcttTCATTGTCGCTTTCCATAAAAAATATAAgagtattattttttatttttcaaaatatgaacaaagaaaaataaagaggCTCTTAAACGCGATGGCTTAGAAATTCGAGAGTGTTATGATATGGAGCTGTGatctaacaaaaaaaaaagaaataatttgGTTAAGTGTGTTGAATCACCTAACCAATTCTTTTGAAAATTCCaatttagtttttgttaaaattaACTTTTCCAAATTTAGCTTACTTCATCGGTGTTATGAATCTAGCCCATCCCAATATAGATGAGGCTTTTACCTAACTATACTATAATAGAAACATATTTACCACATTTATTTAGGTTCCTTATTAATTACTTTGTATATCTATATTTACAAGTTATATACAAaatcataaaaaagaaaaaatttcaaGATCCCTTAAATTTAGCATATCAGTTACATGACACCCACCCCCATTTCCAATAACACCTACATTTAATATTTTGTTCCTTTTCCAaaggatttcaaaaatattttctctctctcttaataatcactcaaaatctctcttaatttttttttatacttaTCCACCAAAAATTGTCgattcttttccttttccaaAGTTTTTCAAACCCAATTTTTCTCTTTCTTACTAATCACCCAAAATCTCTCTTTCTTATTGATACAATGCAAACGAAATACGAAATATTGCTCAAGAATCAAGTTGTGAGTAAATTTtgaatcttttttttctttctttctaaaatCTTTATTGTGTGTGACTtgtatatgatacatcaatacccaaaataatacttgatataatactaatacaattataatacaattatattatatttttaatgtagagttgtgattgaaacttgaagaagatgaagatcatAATTGCatcataatttttcaaaaatgtATCGcaattgtattataattgtatatgCATCATAATTGTTGAAGAAATTGTATTACAAATATATGATAATTATATATTCATTGTATATTGTTACGAGTCGTTGTGAGTTCGTAAAGAATTTCGCAGTTTGTATCACAAATATAtgataattatatatttattgtATCAGGTATTATTTTGGGTATTAATATACTATATACAAGTTAGATACAATTGTGATACAAGTATGATGCAATTATATTTTAGGCATTGATGTATCTGATACAAttcaaatataattataataCAGTTATCATATAATTCCTgaatatttcttcatttttagTGTTGTCCAGTCTCCCAGCAAAAGAACGATGCAATTgataattattttaataatataaagCTATCGGCAATAGTGGGAAGAGAGAAGATGGAGATTCTTGGCGTAGATTGAGGGATTTTAATGTAAACAAAAAGGAGAGAGAAGAGGAGAGGGGAAGAAAAGAAAATGATATAATTGAATCCCTTAATTGAAGGCATTAATAATTGGGTGTGAGCAATCTACATAACTTGTAAGAAAAAACCTAGATACTTATTTAAAAATACAAAACATAGAGAATATAGATAAATAAGTTTCTAATATAGTATAGCTAGGTAAAAATCCCAATATAGTGCATAGTAATACTATCAGTAGGCTATCGTGAATTATGTGCAACAACATTTCTGGTATCTTTCCATCCCCAATTATGTATCACTCTTTCTCACCCCTTTTCTTCTTAGTTTTGTTGTAATCTTCCCTATTCTAGTTAGTGTTTGCTTTGTAATTCCAGTTTAATGTTCAATATAATCGATCCGTTCTATTGAAAGAGAGTCGTTTACTCTTAGTTTGTTACATTGGTGCTTTCATCCATAGTTCTCTAACCAAAAGTTACTCAAGACTTTTGTTGATGACTCAATTTGTGATTCACTACACGTAACGAAGGAATCACTTTTTAAGGATTTCGCTGATATTCATTCGATGTTAATGGAGTTAGTGGGGAAAAAGGCTACGACGTCCATTAAGTGGAATTAGGGCGGTTCAGCGGTGGAAATCTAGAGTCTTGGATTTTATAGGCGGAGAGGTATTTTGAGTTTTACTCCATTGCTCACGATGTTAATCTCTTTTTAGCATCATCTTACTTGGATGGCGAAATTTTAGCTTGGTTCCAGTAGCTTTAACAGAACAAGCAATTTGGCGACTGGAAGCATTTTACAGAGAAATTGAAGCTGCATTATCACAAATGGATCCCCCCTGCTTCGATAGGGTGTTCGGCTGATCTCCAATTTTGTTCTAATTGTTATGAAGCTTTATAACTACCAAGGATCCATGGAATTCCTCTTACTACTATGCGTCATATTTCCAACTTCTT is a window from the Nicotiana tomentosiformis chromosome 10, ASM39032v3, whole genome shotgun sequence genome containing:
- the LOC104091023 gene encoding amino-acid permease BAT1 homolog isoform X3; this encodes MGFEVEKSEIDSGHARLHELGYKQELNRNLSFNIVGQWAVTASIDFSLAQLVQVMILLSTGGLNGGGYQASKYVVIALHGGILLLHAILNSLPISWLSFFGQLAAAWNVLGVFLLMILIPMVSTERASAKFVFTNFNTDNGDGINNNLYIFVLGLLMSQYTLTGYDASAHMTEETKNADKNGPKGIVSAIGISVLAGWAYILGITFAVTDIPHLLNKNNDSGGYAIAQIFYDAFKNRYGSGVGGIICLGVIAIAVFFCGMSSLTSNSRMAYAFSRDGAMPYSSFWHKVNKQEVPLNAVWMSAFIAFCMALTSLGSLVAFQAMTSIATIGLYIAYALPILFRVTLARKSFTPGPFNLGSYGLVVGWVAIFWVALISVLFSLPVAYPITDQTLNYTPVAVGGLLILVVSSWIFSARHWFKGPITNLGNSSEEA
- the LOC104091023 gene encoding amino-acid permease BAT1 homolog isoform X2, which produces MGFEVEKSEIDSGHARLHELGYKQELNRNLSVLSNFAFSFSVVSVLTGLNTLMGTGLNFGGPISYVYGWLVAGAFTMFVGLSMAEICSSYPTSGGLYYWSAKLAGPSWAPFASWITGWFNIVGQWAVTASIDFSLAQLVQVMILLSTGGLNGGGYQASKYVVIALHGGILLLHAILNSLPISWLSFFGQLAAAWNVLGVFLLMILIPMVSTERASAKFVFTNFNTDNGDGINNNLYIFVLGLLMSQYTLTGYDASAHMTEETKNADKNGPKGIVSAIGISVLAGWAYILGITFAVTDIPHLLNKNNDSGGYAIAQIFYDAFKNRYGSGVGGIICLGVIAIAVFFCGMSSLTSNSRMAYAFSRDGAMPYSSFWHKVNKQEVPLNAVWMSAFIAFCMALTSLGSLVAFQAMTSIATIGLYIAYALPILFRVTLARKSFTPGPFNLGSYGLVVGWVAIFWVALISVLFSLPVAYPITDQTLNYTPVAVGGLLILVVSSWIFSARHWFKGPITNLGNSSEEA
- the LOC104091023 gene encoding amino-acid permease BAT1 homolog isoform X1; translated protein: MKAEGSALSSAGSYHRLAYHEVINDDNQNKIFTSDDSRLRQLGYKQELYRGLSFIANFSFTFAIVSVLTGISTLYNQALTFGGPITLVYGWPIVSLMTLIVGLAMAEICSAYPTSAGLYYWSAKLSGNYFGPFASWITGWFNIVGQWAVTASIDFSLAQLVQVMILLSTGGLNGGGYQASKYVVIALHGGILLLHAILNSLPISWLSFFGQLAAAWNVLGVFLLMILIPMVSTERASAKFVFTNFNTDNGDGINNNLYIFVLGLLMSQYTLTGYDASAHMTEETKNADKNGPKGIVSAIGISVLAGWAYILGITFAVTDIPHLLNKNNDSGGYAIAQIFYDAFKNRYGSGVGGIICLGVIAIAVFFCGMSSLTSNSRMAYAFSRDGAMPYSSFWHKVNKQEVPLNAVWMSAFIAFCMALTSLGSLVAFQAMTSIATIGLYIAYALPILFRVTLARKSFTPGPFNLGSYGLVVGWVAIFWVALISVLFSLPVAYPITDQTLNYTPVAVGGLLILVVSSWIFSARHWFKGPITNLGNSSEEA